A single window of Oncorhynchus keta strain PuntledgeMale-10-30-2019 chromosome 34, Oket_V2, whole genome shotgun sequence DNA harbors:
- the LOC118367374 gene encoding inactive histone-lysine N-methyltransferase 2E, producing MREESKVCRFPDYVMNLHLLPVVLSLAVIISVTLSQDLVSIQFKSDPVLVQTGTDAVFTVVTVSQVFSITWGYPGGVTPLGLWVGGSAVLNTVTQYQGRVTITATQLRISSTQLGDAGNYTVQVDPSPTTGLAQNSRSIQLRVFDAVDGVTMFVPSVALEGGNVSVRCTWTKGTETSVMWGKGGSVLTSNSRVTIKGGDLVINPARREDAGVYSCTVANLVSAQTASKTLTVYYGPDTPVLSNDSPVDCVGGADAVLGQTIRLTCASDSLPPATFSWQYNNEPVASGQPDSGVFSLQTFSTNQSGQYKCVARNAITGATSEQGTGLAIVGTCLSAGAVAGIVIGCVVALILIIMAIVLLVRWRKVDRRPEATGQKGHPDLMLTPPEPPPPGTRTLGGQHSVPPDGRENTHTPPRDTNTLQHNGHANSKGFPHNAQHQNANSFPRNATTQEHNTFTRTAAPQNANTLDTLPQMTQNHPNNPNILIQAGSTQVGVNLNTPPHNQQNSNAQLPTVHVNLNSYPTNGQHPNQQSQQQFTSPQDSTMQWSAINVANSVSAPQVQNNNPQTVTQTGQSYSNPRMQLGVSYPGGPSQVDHSNLDTGPQVSTGPVPTGYTHGGRSHTLQRNANTQACQRDQATDTQPRHSNPAAASSVPRDASHATPSASSHHQQMPWDRLMGTPAYPNNSPRRVQASPDSSYTSDSTESPSPARRFQPHTRRSGPGAQTQSPPQSRSAPRKAAPAADRQAQNLPHTHGTNNQPGAPSHTQSHISSHVRDTPRQRARQDVRAQSQITAQTASQSQTGPRQQNASHSHHNPQPQQQGPGAPQGLITNMPRGTTLNTQALTNPNHIPQTQIGIQYGRGNTHMLPQPTQDQRQAATQGWGAISQPVTQNPSSLTQTALEMHTLTTPNPFHNRNHQTQAALLNTQARGPNLGRQRPPTPPPVIPLAQFQTIPRERTQHQSPNRGPDGPLRPPVNIHTTQRHPSAHPPHRHIDATMPANLHSGNGHHVHADNTHRHGQGTQHAHRNPAHPRQTHQGRPRH from the exons ATGAGAGAAGAGAGTAAAGTCTGTC GCTTTCCTGACTATGTGATGAACTTACACCTGCTTCCTGTAGTTCTGTCATTGGCAG TCATCATATCTGTCACTCTCTCCCAGGACCTGGTCTCAATCCAGTTTAAGTCAGATCCAGTCCTGGTGCAGACTGGCACCGATGCGGTCTTCACGGTGGTCACAGTGTCCCAGGTGTTTTCCATCACATGGGGATACCCAGGTGGGGTGACCCCCCTGGGGCTTTGGGTGGGGGGCAGTGCGGTGCTCAACACTGTGACCCAGTACCAGGGCAGGGTCACCATCACAGCCACCCAGCTCCGTATCAGCAGTACCCAGCTGGGAGACGCGGGGAACTACACAGTGCAGGTGGACCCCTCGCCCACCACGGGCCTGGCCCAAAACTCAAGGTCCATACAGCTCAGGGTATTCG ATGCAGTGGATGGCGTGACTATGTTTGTGCCGTCAGTGGCTCTGGAGGGGGGCAATGTGTCTGTGCGCTGTACCTGGACCAAGGGGACAGAGACCAGTGTGATGTGGGGTAAAGGGGGCTCTGTTCTCACCTCGAACTCCAGGGTCACTATCAAAGGGGGCGACCTGGTGATCAACCCAGCCAGGAGGGAAGATGCCGGGGTCTACTCCTGCACCGTCGCTAACCTTGTCAGTGCTCAGACCGCCTCAAAGACCCTCACAGTTTACT ATGGTCCTGACACCCCCGTGCTGAGCAATGATTCTCCGGTAGACTGTGTGGGAGGAGCGGATGCAGTGCTAGGCCAGACGATCCGTCTCACCTGCGCGTCCGACTCCCTGCCCCCTGCCACTTTCTCCTGGCAATACAACAATGAACCCGTGGCGTCTGGACAACCAGACAGTGGCGTGTTCAGCCTCCAGACCTTCTCCACCAACCAGAGCGGCCAATACAAGTGCGTGGCTAGGAACGCCATCACGGGCGCCACGTCGGAGCAGGGGACGGGCCTGGCCATCGTGG GCACATGCCTCAGTGCAGGGGCAGTGGCTGGCATAGTGATTGGCTGTGTGGTCGCTCTGATCTTAATCATCATGGCCATCGTACTCCTGGTGCGCTGGAGGAaag TTGACCGAAGACCGGAGGCCACAGGACAAAAGGGACACCCAGACCTCATGCTTACA CCTCCAGAGCCCCCTCCACCTGGTACCCGGACTTTAGGTGGCCAGCACTCTGTCCCACCCGATGGccgtgaaaacacacacacaccgccacgcGACACTAACACACTTCAACACAATGGCCATGCCAACAGCAAGGGGTTCCCACACAATGCTCAACATCAGAATGCCAATTCATTTCCACGAAATGCCACCACGCAGGAACACAACACTTTCACGCGCACTGCTGCACCTCAGAATGCCAACACACTCGACACCCTCCCACAGATGACTCAAAACCACCCGAACAATCCAAACATACTCATACAAGCGGGTTCTACTCAGGTCGGTGTTAACCTTAACACACCGCCACACAACCAGCAAAATAGCAACGCACAGCTACCCACGGTTCACGTCAATCTCAATTCCTATCCAACTAATGGTCAACATCCCAACCAACAGTCACAGCAACAATTTACAAGCCCACAGGACAGTACAATGCAGTGGAGTGCCATCAATGTAGCCAACAGTGTTAGTGCTCCTCAAGTTCAAAATAATAACCCACAAACGGTCACACAGACTGGACAGTCATACTCCAATCCCAGGATGCAACTTGGCGTGTCATATCCTGGTGGTCCTTCACAGGTTGACCACAGTAACTTAGACACTGGTCCTCAAGTCTCTACTGGTCCTGTTCCTACTGGTTACACACACGGTGGTCGAAGTCACACTCTCCAGCGAAACGCCAACACACAGGCCTGCCAGAGGGACCAGGCTACTGATACCCAGCCTAGACACTCCAACCCAGCAGCGGCCAGTTCTGTGCCACGGGATGCCAGTCATGCCACACCAAGTGCCAGCTCACACCACCAACAAATGCCTTGGGACCGTCTGATGGGCACCCCGGCATACCCCAACAACTCCCCCAGAAGGGTACAGGCTTCCCCCGACAGCAGCTACACCTCTGATAGCACAGAGTCTCCGTCCCCGGCTAGACGATTTCAACCACACACCCGAAGGAGTGGGCCAGGAGCACAGACCCAGAGCCCCCCACAAAGCCGATCTGCACCCAGGAAGGCTGCACCGGCGGCGGACAGACAGGCCCAGAACCTCCCCCACACTCATGGGACGAACAATCAGCCTGGGGCTCCAAGCCACACACAGTCGCATATCAGTTCCCATGTACGCGATACACCAAGGCAGAGAGCCCGACAGGATGTCAGAGCTCAGTCCCAGATCACAGCTCAGACCGCTTCTCAAAGCCAGACTGGCCCCAGGCAACAAAATGCCTCACATAGCCACCACAACCCCCAGCCGCAACAACAGGGACCAGGCGCTCCACAGGGACTAATAACCAACATGCCCCGAGGCACCACACTCAACACTCAAGCTCTAACAAATCCAAATCACATCCCACAGACACAAATCGGGATTCAGTATGGTAGGGGAAACACACATATGTTACCGCAGCCCACACAAGACCAGAGACAGGCAGCAACACAAGGTTGGGGTGCAATATCACAGCCTGTTACACAGAACCCCAGTAGCCTCACTCAGACGGCCCTGGAGATGCACACACTGACGACCCCTAACCCTTTTCACAACCGTAACCACCAGACACAGGCCGCCCTGCTCAACACCCAAGCTCGAGGCCCTAACCTTGGGCGCCAGCGGCCCCCCACGCCCCCTCCCGTGATCCCTCTGGCTCAGTTTCAGACTATTCCCAGAGAACGCACACAGCACCAGTCTCCAAACCGGGGCCCCGATGGCCCTCTCAGGCCCCCAGTcaacatacacaccacacagagacaccCCAGCGCCCACCCGCCCCACAGACATATCGACGCTACCATGCCGGCCAACCTGCACTCAGGAAATGGCCACCACGTGCACgctgataacacacacaggcacggaCAAGGTACTCAACATGCCCACAGGAATCCTGCCCACCCACGCCAG ACCCACCAAGGGAGGCCGAGACACTGA